The following are encoded in a window of Ruminiclostridium herbifermentans genomic DNA:
- the nadC gene encoding carboxylating nicotinate-nucleotide diphosphorylase, which yields MKLDKLYIHDTIMNALKEDMPLGDITTDNIIDEEEVSKAEFLAKQDAVIAGLDIAKYVFEILDSNIVFKALVKDGDKVKKGDIIAEVRGSTRALLKGERTALNFLQRLSAIATMTDRYVIKVQGLPVKIADTRKTTPGLRLLEKYAVSVGGGSNHRFSLSDGVLIKDNHIAAAGGIKNAVERVRESIPHTVKIEVEVESMEEVQEALDCKADIIMLDNMSTEQMTEAVRLIDKRALVEASGNMTEETIYDVALTGVDIISIGKLTHSANSIDISMNIY from the coding sequence ATGAAGCTAGATAAATTATATATACATGATACCATTATGAATGCACTAAAGGAGGATATGCCTTTAGGAGATATAACAACTGACAATATTATTGATGAAGAAGAAGTTTCAAAGGCAGAGTTTTTAGCTAAGCAGGATGCAGTTATTGCTGGTCTTGATATAGCAAAATATGTTTTTGAAATACTAGATAGTAATATTGTTTTTAAGGCTTTAGTCAAGGATGGAGATAAGGTTAAAAAGGGAGATATCATTGCTGAAGTTAGAGGTTCAACGAGAGCATTACTTAAAGGTGAGAGAACTGCATTAAACTTTTTGCAAAGGCTATCTGCAATAGCAACTATGACTGATAGGTATGTTATCAAGGTTCAGGGACTTCCTGTAAAAATAGCTGATACAAGAAAGACTACACCAGGATTAAGGCTTTTAGAGAAATATGCAGTAAGCGTAGGTGGGGGTTCAAATCATAGATTTTCATTATCAGATGGTGTACTTATTAAGGATAATCATATAGCAGCAGCTGGAGGAATTAAAAATGCAGTTGAACGCGTAAGAGAAAGTATACCTCATACTGTGAAAATAGAAGTTGAGGTTGAATCAATGGAAGAGGTTCAAGAAGCATTGGACTGTAAAGCTGATATCATTATGCTTGATAATATGTCGACAGAGCAAATGACAGAGGCTGTACGCTTAATTGATAAAAGGGCTTTAGTTGAAGCATCCGGAAATATGACTGAAGAAACTATATATGACGTTGCTTTAACAGGAGTGGATATTATTTCAATTGGAAAACTTACACATTCGGCAAATTCAATAGATATTAGTATGAATATTTATTAG
- the nadB gene encoding L-aspartate oxidase — MEEDAKRLDIKVIYKDVVIIGSGIAGVYTALEIPESYQVAIITKETLDISNSVLAQGGIAVSLDEKNDSPALHFKDTLFAGAGLCDQKSVWVLVEEAAENIKKLCKLGVNFDKSAHGLSLTREGAHSVNRIIHSGDTTGKEVCDTLISVAHKKENISIYERYFAIDLVVESGKCCGVIVYDELENNIKVFRSDAVVVATGGFGQIYSHTTNPEVATGDGVGMCLRAGSEAMDMEFIQFHPTVLYHPKDKSFLISEAVRGEGAKLRNHNNERFMHKYDELGELAPRDVVSRAIFQEMTISGKKNVFLDITFQSREHLEERFPNIFKTCLEYGIDMSKDYIPVAPAEHYCMGGIRTDVDGQTNIDGLFACGEVACTGIHGANRLASNSLLEGLVFGRKIARKIASTGKNSQKPNISIKHDYILNLDNEEILKHMKQEIQETMTKYVGIIRDEQGLTKAAGIINKIHEDYNKLTGFSLVKLEVANMLVVARLVIESALERKESRGAHYRSDFNMSDDVNWKRNIVKKLKG, encoded by the coding sequence ATGGAAGAAGATGCGAAAAGGCTTGACATTAAAGTCATATATAAGGATGTTGTTATTATTGGAAGCGGTATAGCTGGAGTTTATACTGCGTTAGAAATACCCGAGAGCTATCAGGTAGCCATAATTACAAAGGAAACCTTGGATATCAGTAACTCTGTGCTTGCACAAGGCGGTATTGCTGTATCTCTAGATGAAAAGAATGATTCACCTGCATTACATTTTAAAGACACACTTTTTGCAGGTGCAGGCCTTTGTGATCAGAAAAGTGTATGGGTATTAGTAGAAGAAGCAGCAGAAAATATTAAAAAACTCTGCAAGTTGGGTGTGAATTTTGATAAAAGCGCACATGGACTGTCACTAACTAGAGAAGGTGCACATAGTGTAAATAGAATTATTCATTCTGGTGATACTACAGGCAAAGAGGTATGTGATACATTAATAAGTGTAGCACACAAAAAGGAAAATATATCTATATATGAAAGATATTTTGCTATTGATTTGGTAGTTGAGTCAGGTAAATGCTGTGGTGTTATAGTTTATGATGAATTAGAAAATAACATTAAAGTATTTAGATCTGATGCTGTTGTTGTAGCGACAGGTGGCTTTGGGCAGATATATTCACATACAACGAATCCTGAGGTTGCTACAGGTGACGGAGTTGGTATGTGCTTAAGAGCTGGTTCTGAAGCTATGGACATGGAATTTATTCAATTTCATCCTACTGTACTATATCATCCTAAAGATAAAAGCTTCTTAATATCTGAAGCAGTTCGTGGTGAAGGTGCTAAATTAAGAAATCATAATAACGAACGATTTATGCATAAGTACGATGAACTAGGGGAATTAGCTCCTAGAGATGTTGTTTCAAGAGCTATATTTCAAGAAATGACTATTTCAGGAAAGAAAAATGTATTTTTAGATATTACTTTTCAGAGCAGAGAGCATCTTGAAGAGAGATTTCCAAATATATTTAAAACATGTCTTGAATATGGCATTGATATGTCAAAAGATTATATCCCAGTTGCTCCAGCAGAACATTATTGTATGGGAGGAATTAGGACTGACGTAGACGGGCAAACCAACATAGATGGACTATTTGCTTGTGGTGAAGTAGCATGTACAGGAATACATGGTGCTAATAGATTAGCAAGTAATTCCCTTCTTGAGGGCTTGGTATTTGGCAGAAAAATTGCAAGAAAAATTGCTTCGACAGGAAAGAACTCTCAGAAACCAAATATTAGCATTAAGCATGATTATATATTGAATTTAGATAATGAAGAAATTCTTAAACATATGAAGCAAGAAATACAAGAAACAATGACTAAGTATGTTGGTATTATAAGAGATGAGCAAGGCTTAACAAAAGCAGCAGGCATTATAAATAAAATTCATGAAGATTATAATAAATTGACAGGTTTTAGTTTGGTTAAGCTTGAGGTCGCAAATATGCTTGTGGTTGCAAGGCTAGTAATTGAATCAGCTCTTGAAAGAAAAGAGAGCAGAGGTGCTCATTATAGGTCTGATTTTAATATGTCTGATGATGTTAATTGGAAGAGAAATATCGTAAAGAAATTAAAGGGGTAG